The Chanos chanos chromosome 6, fChaCha1.1, whole genome shotgun sequence genome includes a region encoding these proteins:
- the lyrm9 gene encoding LYR motif-containing protein 9, with product MPPLPGAELVQTPVQLYRYLLRCCKRLPSPAMQQHYRHAVRQSFNSHVDEDDPERIKTIIQRAITDADWILDKYTRKK from the exons ATGCCACCCCTGCCAGGCGCCGAATTGGTGCAAACGCCAGTACAGTTGTATCGTTACCTTCTCCGCTGTTGTAAACGTTTGCCATCCCCAGCTATGCAGCAGCACTACCGGCACGCAGTTAGACAG AGTTTCAACAGTCACGTGGATGAGGATGACCCTGAACGGATTAAGACGATTATTCAAAGAGCGATAACAGATGCTGACTGGATTCTCGATAAA TATACAAGGAAGAAATAA